In Mesoplodon densirostris isolate mMesDen1 chromosome 5, mMesDen1 primary haplotype, whole genome shotgun sequence, a single window of DNA contains:
- the TM4SF4 gene encoding transmembrane 4 L6 family member 4, producing MCTERCAKCLGSTLIPLAVSAFLAHLLLFFPGGKVIDNNDHLSDEVWYFGGILGSGVLMIFPALVFLGLKNNDCCRCCGNESCGKRFAMFISTIFAVVGVLGAGYSFIISAVSIHKGPKCLMVNNSTWGYPFLDGDYLRDSDLWSQCQKPDNVIPWHLTLFSILLIIGAVQILICAIQVINGLLGTLCGDCQCCGCCQGDGPV from the exons ATGTGCACTGAGAGGTGTGCCAAGTGCCTGGGCAGCACCCTCATTCCCCTCGCTGTGTCTGCCTTCCTGGCTCACCTCCTGCTATTTTTCCCTGGAGGAAAAGTGATAGACAACAATGACCACCTTTCTGACGAGGTCTGGTATTTTGGAGGAATATTAGGAAGCGGGGTCTTG ATGATCTTCCCTGCGCTGGTGTTCTTGGGCCTGAAGAACAATGACTGCTGCAGGTGCTGTGGCAACGAGAGCTGTGGGAAGCGCTTTGCG aTGTTCATCTCCACAATATTTGCTGTGGTTGGAGTCTTGGGTGCCGGCTACTCATTTATCATCTCAGCTGTCTCCATCCACAAGGGTCCAAAATGCCTCATGGTCAATAATAGCACGTGGGGATACCCCTTCCTGGACGG AGATTACCTCAGGGACAGTGACTTATGGAGCCAGTGCCAAAAGCCTGACAACGTGATTCCCTGGCATCTGACCCTCTTCTCCATCCTGCTGATCATAGGAGCAGTTCAGATACTTATCTGTGCCATCCAGGTGATCAACGGCCTCCTGGGGACCCTGTGTGGAGACTGCCAGTGCTGTGGCTGCTGTCAG GGAGATGGACCAGTCTAA